Genomic segment of Panicum virgatum strain AP13 chromosome 9N, P.virgatum_v5, whole genome shotgun sequence:
ATAATGGTAGGGACATTTTAGTATTTTTCCTATCCTTTTGCTCAATAAATCGATGGATTCCTTACCTTGGCTGTGTTGATCGCTGACATATTGGCAGCCAGTTGAGTGGCCAATCTTGGTCCTGATGCCTGGCGCAGAGTGCACCGGCAAGCCCCTATGCGATGGGCGTATGGCCGGCGAGCCCCTAAGAGCAAGGATAATAGTGTTCGTCGACAGTCGGCTGGGAGCGCTTCCGAAGGTGGCGGACCCCACGGACCATTAATGTGCTGCAGTGAGACAACACACCCATTTCGCCGGCTCCCAGCGGGCGATTTGGCAGGCGCTGACTTGAggtttctctctcctccacgttGGATTCTAGCCGATTATTATATTTGCTCTAAGCAGACTGAGGCCTAGGACACCGAGAACCTACGCGATGAGGTCCTGGCCGGCGAGCCCTACGCGTACAGAGGCCTAGGTCATGACTCGTGACAACCTGCGAAGAGACCCTGACCGGAGCTTACCGCGCTCAGGAGTCAGGCTGCCCCCGCTAGGGAAGAGCCGCACGTGGATGGCCGGTCGAGTGAGGGCAgcgagcaggccgccgccgccaggaaggTGTGTGcgcaggtcgccgccgccgccgggcaaaAGCCGCACGCAGACCGCCGATTGGGAATAACCGGTCATTGGAGGGATGAACAAGACGTATTTGTGCTGAGAGCAAATTGACCAAATTGTCCTTAATTAAATAAAACACTCTCAATTAAATTCAACGCTCCAGAAAATTTAGGCGGGGAGGAACCACCTGTTCCTGCCAAGCACCGTAACAAACCTCAACCTTGTTGGGGTAACCCGTGACCGCTCATGTTTCACGGTACACGGTAATTTTCAGGTCATTGTTAATAGGAATAACAGTGAACTATCCAAACTTATTCTCTGATCACAGCATTCACCTTCTGGACGAACAGGTTGATTGATGCCTACAGTTTAGTAGACGTATATGctagagagagacagagagaggggAAGTTTTTTCGCAAGAGAGAGAGGTTATGAGCGGGATATAAGGTTGAACATCATGATGGTATCCATACCTGATGACATGATGatgattttttataaaaaaataagctAATAATTGATGATGCGCTACCCCGCAACTGAGATCTCTGATTTAGGTTCTGTTTGGAGAAGCTAAAGTggagtgctaaattttagcataTATTAGCAGTAATGCACATgctaaaatttttaaattttagctAAAATTTAGCCCACCCCATTAGCACTTCGGATTAGATGAGCTAGTGATAAAATTTGGCACTTCCATCCATTAACATTTGGATTCAAATAGGACTTAAAAGTCATGTATGAGATTGGCTGAAAGGTAGTCGGGCACACTTTTTGCTTGACGAGCTACGCTGAAACTGAAAAAGATAAAATGTGCAGGCTTCCCCTTCCTGTTATACTGCCAAAAGTAGTACTGGCACTCTAGCAGCTTGTTCGCACCAATCATCTTTAGGGCGTGTTTGGTTTACAGCCATCGGTCGCCACGCCACGGCGTGATTCGCCACAGGTCTGAGGCGGCCGTTTCCTCCGCCTCAGAAAATATTGTTCCGTGGCGAAAGCACTTTGCATGTGGCAATGAATGGCTTCCAACCAAACATCCATTTAATCTTTCACGCTCCAATAGTCCAGTGCCAAAAGCATCGCTGTATTGCATACGACCCAACTGGTTCATCGCTgtcaattttctttttctttttgggtgATAGTAACTTAACCGGAGGATAAGATCCATTCTATGGCCCCAAAATAATTCGTATCCATAATTTAAGAAGAAAGCATAAGTTTTATAATACCCCAAAAGCACGCTAAGGTGCAATTGATACAAGAAAAGATGCCCCAGGAGGCCAAACCATATAAGTACGAACGAAGTTCCCGTGCAGTCACTGCACGTGCAGTCATGCAGTGACTGCACGGGATCTCAGTGCTATAAGTACTACTCCCGTTTTAAACAACCCAAGCGTCTCGCCCCCGCATCAATCCATAATTTAATGTCCATCTTGATCTTTTTCTGGAGATTGGGTCCGTGGGTACTCACACGTTGGAACAGCCGGTTGTTGCGCTTCCTCCATAATGCCCAGATGATCAGCATGAAGAGAGTGTTGAAGCCTCGTTTCCACCATGAATGCAGTCGCGGAGGTTCTGGGAAGGAACATTGGCATGTCATCCAAGATAGTGTGTTCCACCATATGGCTTTAGTGTAACTGCAATTGACGAGTAGATGATCGGCCATTTCAGGCTCTTGGTCACACAAACAGTAATTGTCGTGTGGGTCAAGACCATGCCGGCGTCATCGTCGGTCTGCAGTCCAGGGCCGGCATTGCAGAACCAGCCAAGTGAAGAATTTGACCCTAAAGCATATGGTGAAGACATATATGGTGTCTTTGGGAATAGACATATATGGTGAAGAGAGAGGTAGGTTTGTACGGGCTATAATGAGCAGGATGTAAAGTTGGACATCATGATGACTTTTTCGTtgatcaaaaaaaaatctaagggcgtgtttagttcctcgaatttttttgaattcggctactgtagcactttcgttttatttaataattagtgtccaatcatgaactaattagactcaaaagattcatcttatcatttacagctaaactgtgcaattgattattttttaaactacatttaatgctctatgcatgtgttcaaaaattcgatgtgacgaggagtcttgaaaatttttgggaactaaacatggcctaataCGTTgcttgaaaaaataaataagctAATACTTGATGATGCGCTGCCCCGCGACCGAGACCCCTGGTTTAGACTCATCCATGAGATTAGTGGAAAGGTCGTCGGACACGCTTTTGTTGCTGGACGAGCTACGCTGAGAAAGATGAATTTGCGGGTTTCCCCTTCCTCTCACACTCGCACCCATCATATTTCATCTTTCATGCTCCAGAGTCAAAAGGCTTCGCTATATGGCATACGAGGTAGTATGACCCAACTGGCTCATCGCTCtcaattatttttcttttcggGTGATAGTAACTTAACCGGAGGATAAGATCCATTCTATGGTCCCAGAATAATTCGTACGATGAGtattgttttcctttttccccCAATTAACAAGTAGTGCTCGTGAATAACGCGGACAATTTCGCCATCGTCTACAAATTAAATTACACCCGAAAAGGAAATCCCCGGCCACTTACTTTTCAACTGGACTAGAGTCCTAGAATAAAAAGTCCATTTAAAAGCCTAGAAGAAGAAAGTCCATCCAGTTCCTTGCCTTTATTCCAATTTGACACCACAAATTAACGTGTTCATATGCATGTATAAAAGCACGACAATTCATGCAAACTCCTCCACAGTACTCGTGGACTATTCGAGTATCCATTCGTCTCTTCAAACCATTGCTGCGTCAACGAAACAAAGACGCGGCTTGTGGTGGTGAATTCAGAATTCAGAAACCGTTGGATCGTCCAGCGTTCGTCTCAGTACCCGGTCCGGTCGCGCTCACCGATTCACCAGCTGCTTGCCGCCTCTCGAAATGAATCCAGACGACAAAAGGTGAGGTGGGGGAGAGAGAGGCGTAGGGAAAATAAAGGCCTCGACGACGGTAGATGCCGCCGGTCGTCACCATGTACGTAGCATCGCTGTGCCCGGACCCCAACAGCTCCGGCCGCCCGGATTGGTTCATTGAACCTGGACACCTTCGCGTCGTCACCCTGCTTCGCCCATCGCTTTGGCGCTCCCGCCTACATAAAGAGAGATCCAAGTGTCCAAGGCTCCAAACCAACCCCAACCCTGAAGGCCTTGAAGAACAAGCTTGAGCCTTGAGCATCCAGCTGTCTGTCTGTGTGTACATTGTTGTGCTTGTGCCCAGCAGCACGGCCATGATGACGAGGACGAAGGTGACCGTGGACGCGgggagggaggcggaggagatgaGGCGGAGGAACGCCGAGctggagagggcggcggcggaggcggcggcgagggaggagcggctgcggcgggagctggaggcggcgctggcgcggctggccgtggccgaggaggccgaggagcggCTGTGCGTGCAGCTCGGCGAGCTGGAGGCCGAGGCCGTGACGCAGGCCATCGAGTACCAGGAGCACGTCAGGGCGCTCTCCGAGAGGCTCGCCTTCGCCGACGCCGTCCTCAGCAGGCCCTCCAGCTCCGGGTCCGggatcgccgccggcgtcgcgggCAAGGGATTGATGTGATCCAGCGGCATCACCGGCCAGTACAGCATCTCACCGGCAAGCTGGTGATCGTGTAAAGGTGTGAATGAtttgttgttgttattgttgcTCCACGACGACGATTGGTGTGTGACGTGTAGAGCGAGGGTTGTCAATTAGCTTGAGATGAATACAAGGTATTAAAGAGATCAGTCGCCACTTGATCCTTCTATCTAGTTATAgctggttcttttttttttataaaatggaACCAGGATAATTTAGTTTTTGCCCTCCGTTTGTAATAATAAAAAAACCCTTCAAGTAATCTTCTTTGCAGTCTTTGATGACCCCCCAACATCAGCCAGTAGAAAAAGTGATATAATTAGTTAAGTTGGACAGCAAAGAATGCCCCAACATCAGCAAGACGGTGATGCTAGTATTACTCTCTGGGTGGGGCTGGGATGGCGGGGGGGTAGATGTGCCGCTTTCATGTTTTATCACCAGTTACAAAAGTACGTAACAGCTGACAAAAAGAAGATTAAAGGAACTACCATAACTagagttcaacaaaagttacgGCTGACGAAAATAAGAAGATAAAATGAATAATTTACAGGGTACCAATGGTACTAGTAGAGTATAGAACAATTCAATTGACTTTATTGCCACGACCGGATCAGAGTTATTCACAGAAGTATGAGCTAGCAGGGACCGGATTTTCCGAGAAAGCTGGAGCACGACTCACAAAAGCAAGAAAGTTCGTCACGTTTGCATCAATCATTTCTCCCGAAACAATTTGTGTACACAATTCGACCGAACCGTACGAGGGAGATGTGCGTGGTTGGGTTGAATGAAGGATAACGAAGACCAAGTCCTGAAAATACTGCAGGACACAGCACACAGGCGACATTGCTTAACAACGACTTCTGAATCCTGCGTTTTCATACATTTAGATGGAAAAGGACTGCGCATGCTGCCAGATTTAGCATTAAAAAAGAGAGTGACGTAACCATGGACCATATCAGCACAGCCCAGATTATGTTTTCATGTACTTATGAATATTTTCTATTATAACATATTaaaatttttaaatataatGCTTTCCTCGGTATATCAAAAAATTATGTCAACTGGAGTGGCATGCCAACTGTATATGATAATGGCAAGAAAGCAGATACTAGAGAGAGAATATCAACTGAATCATGAAAAAGTATCTCAATAAAAAAGCTGGCATTATGTAAAGACTATCTGTTAATTTAATTGCCATCTAATCTGAAAAACTACTTCAAAGTTCATCAAACACTAAGCATTTGATGTTCAGCTACCAGAGTTTATATTTCAACATGGTTGTCGTGGAGCtgcaaccacggccgggtggcggaaggcacccgccctagcccagagggtgtgtactcgggggttagctagtgcCAGTTAGAtttcactcaagaacacgatgaacacagcaagatttagagtggttcgggccgccggagcgtaataccctacgtccactgtgtgatgta
This window contains:
- the LOC120688452 gene encoding protein RESPONSE TO LOW SULFUR 3-like, translated to MMTRTKVTVDAGREAEEMRRRNAELERAAAEAAAREERLRRELEAALARLAVAEEAEERLCVQLGELEAEAVTQAIEYQEHVRALSERLAFADAVLSRPSSSGSGIAAGVAGKGLM